The following coding sequences are from one Lipingzhangella halophila window:
- a CDS encoding replication initiator, whose translation MVARTSDAIMARASRADFPAWQRQVERARYCANPVRISGGASAVDTSSGEVRAATSTAGAPDGVLLVACGDRRAAVCPSCAETYRRDMWHLVNAGLSGRSDPGAESAGVSTSVPESVTEHPTVFLTLTAPSFGAVHRGDGNGGRCHPRSSARRCAHGRALGCGLVHAPDHPVVGTPLCAACYDYTGAVLWHAHLGELWRRTRIGIDRALAPLASEAVGHTIPATRLRDHVKVAYVKVAEFQKRGVVHLHVVVRLDGVDGADSSAVVPPPAWASAGMLRAAIDQAVRSASVAMPSPDGVMRTAEWGSQYDVSEISDGARTAAYLAKYATKTASDSIGSGPVLARRIRRLRRGWLRRTVGAHVARMVETAWELGGRGDLAYLKLRRWAHMLGFRGHFSTKSRAYSVTLGALRAVRRQWRARQNSVSGQPDVWHAQNDESTEVVGQWRYAGRGYVGSADALLVEAMAREYEETKIEYREQIAREKQLAAEIF comes from the coding sequence ATGGTGGCTCGTACCTCTGATGCGATTATGGCGCGTGCCTCGCGTGCGGATTTTCCGGCGTGGCAACGCCAGGTCGAACGCGCGCGTTACTGCGCGAATCCGGTACGCATCTCCGGGGGCGCCTCGGCGGTGGATACCTCTTCGGGTGAGGTGCGGGCCGCCACCTCCACAGCGGGCGCCCCTGATGGGGTGCTATTGGTCGCGTGCGGGGACCGTCGCGCGGCGGTGTGCCCTTCGTGTGCGGAGACGTATCGCCGTGACATGTGGCACCTGGTGAACGCGGGGTTATCGGGGCGTTCGGATCCTGGGGCGGAGTCGGCTGGGGTGTCGACGTCGGTCCCGGAATCGGTGACCGAGCATCCCACAGTGTTTCTCACGTTGACCGCGCCCAGCTTCGGGGCGGTGCATCGGGGTGATGGCAACGGTGGGCGGTGCCATCCCCGGTCGTCTGCGCGGCGGTGTGCGCACGGGCGGGCTCTGGGGTGCGGGCTGGTGCATGCCCCGGATCACCCGGTGGTGGGAACGCCGCTATGTGCTGCCTGTTATGACTACACCGGCGCGGTGCTGTGGCATGCCCACCTGGGCGAACTGTGGCGGCGGACCCGCATCGGCATTGATCGGGCGCTGGCGCCGCTGGCCTCGGAAGCGGTCGGGCACACGATTCCCGCCACGCGGCTTCGGGACCACGTGAAGGTGGCCTATGTGAAGGTGGCCGAGTTCCAAAAGCGGGGCGTGGTGCACCTGCATGTAGTGGTGCGCCTGGACGGGGTTGATGGTGCGGACTCTTCGGCGGTGGTGCCTCCCCCGGCATGGGCCTCGGCAGGCATGCTGCGTGCGGCGATTGATCAGGCGGTGCGCTCGGCCTCCGTGGCAATGCCCTCGCCTGATGGGGTGATGCGTACGGCGGAGTGGGGTTCGCAGTACGACGTGTCCGAGATCAGCGATGGTGCTCGTACCGCTGCCTACCTGGCGAAGTACGCCACGAAAACGGCTTCGGATTCGATCGGGTCGGGGCCAGTGCTGGCGCGCCGTATTCGGCGTCTGCGTCGGGGGTGGCTGCGGCGCACGGTGGGCGCGCACGTGGCGCGCATGGTCGAAACCGCGTGGGAGTTGGGCGGGCGTGGCGACCTGGCGTATCTGAAGCTGCGGCGCTGGGCACACATGCTGGGGTTCCGGGGCCATTTCTCCACCAAAAGTCGGGCCTATTCGGTGACCCTGGGGGCGCTGCGCGCGGTACGTCGGCAATGGCGCGCCCGCCAGAACTCCGTGAGTGGTCAGCCTGACGTGTGGCACGCCCAAAATGACGAGTCCACGGAGGTCGTGGGCCAGTGGCGCTACGCCGGGCGTGGCTACGTCGGTTCGGCTGACGCGCTTCTCGTGGAAGCGATGGCACGCGAATACGAAGAAACCAAAATCGAGTATCGCGAGCAAATCGCTCGCGAGAAGCAACTAGCTGCGGAAATCTTCTAG
- a CDS encoding VOC family protein → MSRPSLDSILLASTNPERLHAWYAGSLDPEDDTKVDTYLVLKFGTFHVLIDSRADIGDTNPEPGRIILNFDVSDARDVVARMERLGTRWAAELEDRDGSLFATAIDPDGNYVQLIQLSEEHKAAMAASNQ, encoded by the coding sequence ATGTCACGCCCCAGCCTCGACAGCATCCTGCTCGCCAGCACCAACCCCGAGCGGCTGCACGCCTGGTACGCCGGTTCGCTTGACCCTGAGGACGACACGAAGGTCGACACATACCTGGTGCTCAAGTTCGGCACGTTCCACGTGCTCATCGACAGCCGTGCCGACATCGGCGACACCAATCCCGAGCCCGGCCGCATCATCCTCAACTTCGACGTCTCCGACGCCCGCGACGTCGTCGCGCGCATGGAGCGCCTGGGAACGCGGTGGGCGGCCGAACTGGAGGACCGGGACGGCAGCCTGTTCGCCACCGCGATCGACCCCGACGGCAACTACGTCCAGCTCATCCAGCTCAGCGAGGAGCACAAGGCGGCCATGGCGGCCAGCAACCAGTAG
- a CDS encoding recombinase family protein — MEITAQSTPRAALYQRISSATDDLGVTRQEQDNRALAERIGVDIVDTYTDNNRSAYTPGKPRTQWDRLVGDIKAGRVTALIGWAPDRFTRQTRELEDLIDVIEEHSVALHTVTAGVWDLTTPAGRMVARQIGAVARYESELKSQRIKRQKEQAHAAGKWIGGARLYGYAPGMKGLVAEEAERVKDAARRVLAGETTGAIVAEWNSAGVVAARGTHWTVQSLRQLLTNPRIAGRATYKGEVTGPGWWPRIITPEQSEKLIRLYANPARRTNHAGTARKHELSGFLRCALPGEHETAHACASRMKAHAHHDYRRKTKSLVYRCDRTRAGACGKRVVSAAPVERIVLAELFATVADSGFLARLAERHRVDPAMVQAVKDDENQLSELADAYGSQQITMKEWLQARGPIEARLTTNRARLNASDPVKALEGFHGTPEELSAQWETLTLSRKRAILGAVIEHVDVYPSTTTGRKFDTNRVRIAWRV, encoded by the coding sequence ATGGAGATCACGGCACAGAGCACCCCCCGCGCAGCCCTTTACCAGCGCATTTCCTCTGCCACGGATGATCTGGGCGTCACGCGCCAGGAGCAGGACAACCGTGCGCTTGCCGAGCGGATCGGGGTAGACATCGTGGATACCTACACCGACAACAACCGCAGCGCCTACACCCCCGGTAAACCCCGCACCCAGTGGGATCGGCTGGTTGGCGACATCAAGGCCGGGCGCGTTACCGCTCTGATCGGTTGGGCCCCGGACCGTTTCACCCGTCAGACGCGCGAGCTTGAGGACCTTATTGACGTCATCGAGGAACACAGCGTTGCGTTGCACACCGTCACCGCTGGTGTGTGGGATCTGACGACACCGGCCGGGCGTATGGTCGCCCGCCAAATCGGCGCGGTTGCGCGCTATGAGAGCGAGCTGAAGTCGCAGCGCATCAAGCGCCAGAAGGAGCAGGCCCACGCGGCGGGCAAGTGGATCGGGGGAGCGCGGCTGTATGGCTATGCCCCCGGCATGAAGGGCCTTGTGGCCGAGGAGGCCGAGCGCGTCAAGGACGCCGCCCGTCGTGTACTGGCCGGAGAGACCACCGGGGCAATCGTGGCCGAGTGGAACAGCGCGGGTGTGGTCGCGGCCCGTGGAACGCATTGGACGGTGCAGAGTCTGCGCCAGCTTCTGACGAACCCGCGTATCGCCGGGCGTGCCACCTACAAGGGCGAGGTGACCGGGCCCGGTTGGTGGCCGCGCATCATCACCCCCGAGCAGTCCGAGAAGTTGATTCGGCTGTATGCCAACCCCGCACGGCGCACCAACCACGCCGGAACCGCGCGCAAGCACGAGTTGTCCGGATTCCTGCGCTGTGCTCTGCCGGGCGAGCACGAGACCGCACATGCATGTGCGAGCCGGATGAAGGCCCACGCCCACCACGACTACCGGCGTAAAACCAAGAGTCTGGTCTATCGGTGCGACCGCACACGCGCCGGAGCGTGCGGCAAGCGCGTGGTTAGTGCTGCCCCGGTTGAGCGAATCGTGTTGGCCGAGCTGTTCGCTACCGTGGCCGACTCTGGTTTCCTTGCGCGTCTGGCCGAGCGTCACCGCGTGGACCCCGCCATGGTGCAAGCGGTCAAGGACGACGAAAACCAGCTTTCCGAGTTGGCCGACGCCTACGGGTCCCAGCAGATCACGATGAAGGAGTGGTTGCAGGCACGCGGCCCGATTGAGGCCCGGTTGACCACGAACCGCGCCCGCCTCAACGCCAGCGACCCTGTCAAAGCGTTGGAAGGGTTCCACGGCACGCCCGAGGAGCTTTCCGCCCAGTGGGAAACCCTGACCCTGTCCCGTAAGCGCGCGATCCTGGGAGCCGTCATCGAACACGTTGACGTTTACCCCTCCACCACGACCGGGCGTAAGTTCGACACCAACCGCGTACGCATCGCATGGCGCGTCTGA
- a CDS encoding FtsK/SpoIIIE domain-containing protein codes for MSNEPERRPVAFPSLFDEPEVPTRVPHTAASWLGHRVVRPAWLWRREIAVVLAPVVVGAIPWVVRGAPLADLARLGGGIALAGLLGGVLSLVPRLRSGVGRWLSEGRLRRKWDMACRFSRLQTDALRIPRITETEHAGAGTRVTVRLPKGLSTDDLTAASEKLAVVLDVRETRVKRDPARAKYPTVLVLDHNPFHDERGPVRLASPVADAARWSLWDGVPVGLDELGKWSTLRLVGRNLLLGGEPEAGKSVALGTALAAAALDPMARLSGLDAKQVELALWEPVMGGGVVYNDIDAAIDLLGGLIAEMDRRYDQLAQLGIRSVSRSLGWLVEVLTIDELRFFTAHPDKQKRTAFNLLLIDLVARGRAAGIIVLAATQKPSSDVVPTSVRDLFAYRWALRCTTRDASDTILGAGWATEGYSAGVIDAIDRGVGLLLAEGGMPEFTKAAYLDDDAIRRVVTRGVGLREVV; via the coding sequence ATGAGTAATGAGCCAGAACGGCGCCCGGTGGCGTTTCCGTCGCTTTTCGATGAGCCAGAAGTCCCGACACGAGTCCCGCATACGGCGGCGTCATGGCTGGGGCATCGTGTGGTGCGGCCCGCGTGGCTGTGGCGGCGCGAAATCGCGGTGGTCCTGGCTCCGGTGGTGGTCGGGGCGATTCCGTGGGTGGTGCGTGGCGCGCCGTTGGCGGATCTGGCCAGATTAGGCGGCGGAATTGCACTGGCAGGATTGCTCGGCGGCGTGCTAAGTCTGGTCCCCCGGCTGCGGAGCGGGGTGGGGCGGTGGCTGTCTGAGGGCCGTCTTCGGCGTAAGTGGGATATGGCGTGCCGGTTCTCGCGGTTGCAAACCGATGCGCTGCGTATCCCACGTATCACGGAAACGGAGCATGCGGGGGCGGGAACCAGGGTGACAGTGCGCCTACCGAAAGGGCTGAGCACGGACGACCTGACAGCGGCGTCCGAGAAGTTGGCCGTGGTACTGGATGTCCGCGAAACGCGTGTCAAGCGCGACCCCGCACGCGCGAAGTATCCGACGGTCCTCGTGCTTGATCACAACCCATTCCATGATGAGCGTGGGCCGGTGCGCCTGGCCTCGCCCGTGGCTGATGCGGCGCGGTGGTCGCTGTGGGATGGCGTTCCGGTGGGCCTGGATGAGCTGGGCAAGTGGTCTACGTTGCGCCTGGTGGGCCGCAACCTGCTTCTTGGTGGCGAACCGGAAGCCGGTAAGAGCGTCGCGCTGGGCACCGCGCTCGCCGCTGCGGCGCTGGATCCGATGGCCCGACTGTCCGGGCTGGATGCCAAACAGGTAGAACTGGCGCTGTGGGAACCGGTCATGGGCGGCGGTGTGGTCTACAACGACATTGACGCCGCGATTGATCTGCTGGGCGGGCTCATCGCGGAGATGGATCGCCGCTATGACCAGCTCGCCCAGTTGGGGATCCGATCCGTTAGCCGGTCGCTGGGCTGGCTGGTGGAAGTGCTCACCATCGATGAGTTGCGGTTCTTCACGGCGCATCCGGATAAGCAGAAACGCACCGCGTTCAATCTGCTGCTGATTGATCTGGTGGCGCGGGGCCGTGCTGCGGGAATAATCGTGCTCGCAGCAACGCAGAAACCATCCTCCGACGTGGTTCCCACCAGTGTCCGTGACCTTTTCGCCTACCGGTGGGCCCTGCGCTGCACGACGCGCGATGCCTCAGACACGATTCTGGGTGCGGGATGGGCCACGGAAGGATACTCGGCCGGTGTCATTGACGCCATTGATCGCGGGGTCGGGCTGTTGCTCGCTGAGGGCGGAATGCCGGAGTTCACGAAAGCGGCCTACCTCGATGATGACGCCATCCGGCGTGTGGTCACGCGCGGTGTGGGCCTTCGGGAGGTGGTGTGA
- a CDS encoding OmpA family protein, whose amino-acid sequence MAQRTSLGAVSVLATGGLLLSGCAVVDNLERFQDDNQNKEQEEEQQQEAPEPEFPYVKQGRIFLDTGDDVEMEYGIVGLESTDEYMVLDSYENVLEPLEGEVTDLTSPPRMVDSESGLVYEQLVDEENERAYGTYFEEDSPWMPIHEGAPQMVRRYFPPVPEDVETLTFTGSGMGAMTGIPVEHVDEISEQPEPNADEYIDPDTWDSDIPEGTEVYYPYDEPPADIEARPLNLEQFVHSDVASTTRSGDEETIALNADVMFEFDEAELTDEAEDVVQQAAESMRTNLGSDVEEITIVGHSDGKGSDDYNQTLSEERAETVQELLADDLGSDYSLTTEGRGSEEPIAEEGGSDDEEARAQNRRVEFTYKVNTGGGSEESEGGLDAAERHVSAPAAYNEDDGEIHESVTKDDVQLDVYPLTRDGAYLIGTVAFNNTTDEPVEPEIGGADAEIPGGPSQYNEGTLGGFVLSESDSDVVRYVSQLKLGEDEYEGFAEEVHELQPGEDYRTIAIFPAPSQDVEKMTLHAGEFGEIAGVPIR is encoded by the coding sequence ATGGCACAGAGAACCTCTCTGGGTGCGGTCAGTGTGCTGGCCACTGGCGGGCTGCTGCTCAGCGGCTGCGCTGTGGTTGACAATCTGGAACGCTTCCAGGACGACAACCAGAACAAGGAGCAGGAGGAAGAGCAGCAGCAGGAGGCCCCGGAGCCGGAGTTCCCCTATGTCAAGCAGGGCCGCATCTTCCTCGACACGGGCGACGATGTCGAGATGGAGTACGGAATCGTGGGTCTGGAGAGCACCGACGAGTACATGGTGCTCGACAGCTACGAGAACGTTCTGGAGCCCCTGGAGGGGGAGGTAACGGACCTGACCTCGCCGCCGCGGATGGTGGACTCCGAGTCGGGCCTGGTGTACGAGCAGTTGGTCGACGAGGAGAACGAGCGCGCCTACGGCACCTACTTCGAGGAGGACTCGCCGTGGATGCCCATCCACGAGGGCGCGCCGCAGATGGTCCGCAGGTACTTCCCGCCCGTGCCGGAGGACGTCGAGACCCTCACGTTCACCGGCAGCGGCATGGGCGCCATGACCGGTATTCCGGTGGAGCACGTGGACGAGATCAGCGAGCAGCCGGAACCCAACGCCGACGAGTACATCGACCCGGACACCTGGGATTCCGACATCCCTGAGGGTACGGAGGTGTACTACCCCTACGACGAGCCGCCGGCCGACATCGAGGCACGTCCGCTGAACCTGGAGCAGTTTGTGCACAGCGACGTCGCCTCCACCACACGGTCCGGTGACGAGGAGACCATCGCGCTGAACGCCGACGTGATGTTCGAGTTCGACGAGGCGGAGCTGACCGACGAGGCCGAGGATGTCGTGCAGCAGGCCGCGGAGTCGATGCGGACGAACCTCGGATCGGACGTCGAGGAGATCACCATCGTCGGGCACAGCGACGGCAAGGGGAGCGACGACTACAACCAGACACTCTCCGAGGAGCGCGCCGAGACCGTGCAGGAGCTGCTGGCGGACGACCTCGGTTCGGACTACTCCCTGACCACCGAGGGGCGGGGCAGCGAGGAGCCCATCGCCGAGGAGGGCGGCTCCGACGACGAGGAGGCGCGCGCCCAGAACCGCCGGGTCGAGTTCACCTATAAGGTCAACACTGGCGGCGGCAGCGAGGAGAGCGAGGGCGGCCTCGACGCGGCGGAGCGCCACGTCTCCGCGCCCGCGGCCTACAACGAAGACGACGGCGAGATCCACGAGAGCGTGACCAAGGACGACGTGCAGCTCGACGTCTACCCGCTGACCCGCGACGGCGCCTACCTGATCGGCACGGTCGCGTTCAACAACACCACCGACGAGCCGGTTGAACCCGAGATCGGGGGTGCGGACGCGGAGATCCCGGGCGGCCCCTCCCAGTACAACGAGGGCACGCTCGGCGGGTTCGTACTCAGCGAGTCGGACAGCGACGTCGTGCGGTACGTGTCCCAGCTCAAGCTCGGCGAGGACGAGTACGAGGGCTTCGCCGAGGAGGTGCACGAGCTGCAGCCCGGAGAGGACTACCGGACGATCGCGATCTTCCCGGCGCCTTCGCAGGATGTCGAGAAGATGACCCTGCACGCCGGTGAGTTCGGCGAGATCGCCGGAGTGCCCATCCGGTAG
- a CDS encoding DUF397 domain-containing protein, translating to MISDQWSKSTYSQGGATNCVECRATDVQVQVRDTQNRSDGHLSFSPAEWSAFLRDVRAGEL from the coding sequence ATGATCAGTGATCAGTGGAGCAAGAGCACCTACAGTCAGGGTGGCGCAACTAACTGTGTGGAGTGCCGCGCCACAGATGTTCAGGTGCAAGTTCGTGACACACAGAATCGCTCGGACGGACATCTCTCGTTCTCCCCGGCCGAATGGTCGGCGTTTCTTAGGGACGTTCGGGCGGGTGAACTTTAG
- a CDS encoding GntR family transcriptional regulator, with translation MGDAPYKHAPIADALRRRIHDGTYPPGQRLPSIPELRRTFAIGDRTARAALQTLISEGLATAHRRRGTYVSGSTSTDTTPSQPRPRRTHSARRHRPADAPTPGDDDLTTHPTSTTHAPPPPDIALALDIEPRSPIPQHQSVLSDAHGVIGVRTTYGTPENGDHVLTHTYARHPTPDEARALAIPAAGIVLVHDETTFTTTAEPRAVTRTSHRADVVRLADQYQSRK, from the coding sequence ATGGGCGACGCGCCGTACAAACACGCACCCATCGCGGACGCGCTACGCCGCCGCATCCACGACGGCACATACCCACCGGGGCAGCGCCTACCGAGCATCCCCGAGCTACGCCGCACCTTCGCCATCGGCGACCGCACCGCGCGCGCAGCACTCCAGACCCTCATATCCGAAGGACTCGCCACCGCCCACCGACGCCGAGGAACATACGTCTCCGGAAGCACCAGCACCGACACGACCCCCAGCCAGCCCCGCCCACGCCGCACACACTCAGCCAGACGCCACCGGCCCGCCGACGCCCCCACCCCAGGAGACGACGACCTCACCACCCACCCCACCAGCACCACACACGCCCCGCCACCCCCCGACATCGCCCTAGCGCTCGACATTGAGCCCCGATCACCCATCCCACAGCATCAGTCCGTACTGTCTGATGCACATGGAGTTATCGGGGTTCGCACCACGTACGGCACCCCCGAAAACGGCGACCACGTCCTAACCCACACCTACGCGCGCCACCCCACCCCCGACGAAGCACGCGCACTGGCGATACCGGCCGCCGGCATCGTGCTCGTCCACGACGAAACCACCTTCACCACCACCGCCGAACCGCGAGCCGTTACCCGCACCAGCCACCGCGCCGACGTCGTAAGGCTCGCCGACCAATACCAGTCACGAAAATAA
- a CDS encoding VOC family protein: MFTNTKAFSGFSVDDTEVARSFYSETLGIRGSDVPGMEKYGLLTLHIAGDQDILVYPKPDHTPASFTILNFPVDDIDAAVDELGRRGVRLLRYDAFEHDEKGVVRGEYPLVAWFTDPAGNVLSVVQDA, translated from the coding sequence ATGTTCACGAACACGAAGGCGTTCAGTGGCTTCTCGGTGGACGACACCGAGGTGGCGCGCAGCTTCTACAGCGAGACACTCGGGATCAGGGGGTCCGACGTGCCGGGGATGGAAAAGTACGGGCTCCTCACCCTGCACATCGCGGGTGACCAGGACATCCTGGTCTACCCAAAGCCCGACCACACCCCGGCGTCGTTCACCATCCTGAACTTCCCGGTGGACGACATCGACGCTGCGGTCGACGAGTTGGGCCGGCGGGGCGTGCGCTTGCTGCGTTACGACGCGTTCGAGCACGACGAGAAGGGGGTCGTCCGCGGCGAGTACCCACTGGTCGCGTGGTTCACCGACCCGGCCGGAAACGTGCTTTCTGTCGTACAGGACGCGTAG
- a CDS encoding MFS transporter has translation MIAGFLITMGTLGDRIGRRRLLLIGAAAFCAASVVAAYATSAEMLIAARTALGVAGATLMPSTLALISNMFADSRQRAVAIAVWMSCFMGGTAIGPVVGGVLLQWFWWGSVFLLGVPIMVLLLVSAPLLLPEYRAPVAGRLDLFSVALSLATILPIIYGLKELAKEGIALGPIAAILAGALVGMWFARRQLRLDDPLLDLRLFANRTISTALGVMMVGAVAMGGMFLLISQYLQLVNGLSPLQAGLWLVPPAIAMITGTMLSSPLAQRIGRGAVIGGGMGVTAVGFALLSQVTVDGTLLLIVGLMVAMIGLGPGAALVTDIVVGSAPKDRAGSAASMSETSGEFGIAMGVAMLGSLGTALYRSGVEVPAGVPAEAAAATRDTLAGAVAAAESLPADVAERMLEPARDAFTHGLNVAAGLGVLPMVLFGLLAVVLLRDRPSGGEQGHTGDDTDAARAAERAPAGT, from the coding sequence ATGATCGCCGGCTTCCTGATCACCATGGGGACCCTCGGTGACCGGATCGGCCGGCGGCGGCTGCTGCTGATCGGCGCGGCGGCGTTCTGCGCGGCCTCGGTGGTGGCCGCGTACGCCACCAGCGCCGAGATGCTGATCGCGGCTCGCACCGCGCTCGGTGTCGCCGGTGCCACCCTCATGCCCTCCACATTGGCGCTGATCAGCAACATGTTCGCGGATTCCAGGCAGCGGGCGGTGGCGATCGCGGTGTGGATGAGCTGCTTCATGGGCGGGACCGCGATCGGTCCGGTCGTCGGCGGTGTGCTGCTGCAGTGGTTCTGGTGGGGCTCGGTCTTCCTGCTCGGTGTGCCCATCATGGTGCTGCTGCTGGTCAGTGCGCCATTGTTGTTGCCCGAGTACCGGGCGCCGGTCGCAGGGCGGCTCGACCTGTTCAGCGTGGCCCTGTCGTTGGCGACCATCCTCCCGATCATCTACGGCCTCAAGGAGCTGGCAAAGGAAGGGATCGCGCTCGGGCCGATCGCGGCGATCCTCGCGGGCGCCCTGGTCGGGATGTGGTTCGCGCGCCGGCAGCTCCGGCTGGATGACCCGCTGCTCGACCTGCGCCTCTTCGCCAACCGGACGATCAGTACGGCACTGGGCGTGATGATGGTCGGCGCCGTGGCGATGGGCGGCATGTTCCTGCTCATCTCCCAGTACCTGCAGTTGGTCAACGGGCTCTCCCCGCTTCAGGCCGGCCTGTGGCTGGTGCCTCCGGCCATCGCGATGATCACCGGCACGATGCTGTCGTCGCCGCTCGCGCAGCGCATCGGCCGCGGAGCCGTGATCGGCGGGGGCATGGGCGTCACCGCTGTCGGATTCGCGCTGCTCAGCCAGGTCACCGTGGACGGGACGCTGCTGCTGATCGTGGGGCTCATGGTCGCGATGATCGGCTTGGGTCCAGGCGCCGCGCTGGTGACGGACATCGTCGTCGGATCGGCGCCCAAGGACAGGGCCGGCTCGGCGGCGTCGATGTCGGAGACCAGCGGCGAGTTCGGGATCGCCATGGGCGTGGCGATGCTGGGCAGCCTCGGCACCGCGCTCTACCGCAGTGGGGTGGAGGTGCCCGCCGGTGTACCGGCCGAGGCCGCCGCGGCCACCCGCGACACACTGGCCGGTGCGGTCGCCGCCGCCGAAAGCCTTCCGGCGGACGTAGCGGAGCGGATGCTCGAACCGGCCCGGGATGCGTTCACCCACGGGCTGAACGTGGCCGCCGGGTTGGGCGTGCTGCCGATGGTGCTGTTCGGGCTGCTCGCCGTGGTGCTGTTGCGGGACCGCCCGAGTGGCGGCGAACAAGGGCACACCGGCGATGACACCGACGCCGCGCGGGCCGCGGAGCGCGCCCCGGCGGGTACCTGA
- a CDS encoding sigma-70 family RNA polymerase sigma factor, whose protein sequence is MTTVVDNAADQSFSTLADPYRREIMAHCYRMLGSVHDAEDLVQETYLRAWRAYERFEGRSSLRTWLHRIATTACLTALESRGRRPLPTGLGGPTPDPEGELVERTEVPWLEPVPDAVVGADDSDPGTVVVARESVRLAFVAALQHLPPRQRAVLVLRDVLRFRAAEVAEALDTSTTAVNSLLQRARAELGNVMPTEDEVAEPGEREQRELLDRYVAAFENYDVAAMVELFSSEAVWEMPPFLTWTRGAENIGRLIATNCPAQGPGDQLLIPTTANGQPAFGLYMRDGNGEHQAFHLQVLTVTRGGVSHVAAFFDTTLFPAFGLPMTAPAMPWRRQP, encoded by the coding sequence TTGACAACTGTGGTAGACAACGCTGCCGACCAGAGCTTCTCCACCCTGGCGGATCCGTACCGGCGCGAGATCATGGCGCACTGCTATCGCATGCTGGGCTCCGTGCACGACGCAGAGGACCTGGTCCAGGAGACCTACCTGCGGGCGTGGCGCGCCTACGAACGCTTCGAGGGGCGCTCGTCGCTGCGGACCTGGCTGCACCGGATCGCGACGACCGCGTGCCTGACCGCGCTGGAGAGCCGCGGCAGGCGGCCCTTGCCGACCGGGTTGGGGGGACCGACCCCCGACCCGGAGGGTGAGCTGGTCGAACGGACCGAGGTGCCGTGGTTGGAGCCGGTTCCCGACGCGGTGGTCGGCGCCGATGACTCCGACCCGGGAACCGTTGTCGTGGCGCGGGAGAGTGTCCGGTTGGCGTTCGTCGCCGCCCTGCAACACCTTCCGCCCCGGCAGCGGGCGGTGCTCGTACTGCGCGATGTCCTCCGGTTCCGCGCTGCCGAGGTCGCCGAAGCGCTGGACACGTCGACCACGGCGGTCAACAGCCTGCTGCAGCGCGCCCGAGCCGAGCTCGGTAACGTCATGCCCACCGAGGACGAGGTCGCCGAGCCCGGCGAGCGGGAGCAGCGCGAGCTGCTCGACCGCTATGTCGCGGCGTTCGAGAACTACGACGTTGCCGCGATGGTCGAGCTGTTCAGTTCCGAGGCCGTCTGGGAGATGCCGCCGTTCCTGACCTGGACACGGGGGGCGGAGAACATCGGCCGGCTGATCGCGACCAACTGCCCCGCTCAGGGCCCGGGCGACCAGTTGCTGATCCCGACCACGGCGAACGGCCAGCCGGCGTTCGGACTGTACATGCGCGACGGCAACGGTGAGCACCAGGCGTTCCACCTCCAGGTGCTCACCGTGACCCGCGGAGGCGTCTCGCACGTGGCCGCGTTCTTCGACACCACCCTGTTCCCCGCCTTCGGGCTGCCCATGACCGCCCCGGCGATGCCGTGGCGGCGACAGCCCTAG
- a CDS encoding TIGR03086 family metal-binding protein encodes MTLPEPPGALLGATALLERAVGYTLGSLSLVTAEALGCSTPCAQWELRVLLGHMGDSFAALCAVAEDGRIDPETHDAESATGAAETVRRRASRALGAWAQLDTPALLSVAGSPLPMSVAASAGAIEAAVHGWDVAQACGHELPVPPRLAEELLHVVPVLITDADRPVRFAQPVSVPRGAGPSDRLVAFTGRRPGWNRA; translated from the coding sequence ATGACCCTTCCGGAGCCGCCCGGCGCGCTGCTGGGCGCTACTGCCCTGCTCGAACGTGCCGTTGGCTACACCCTGGGCAGCCTCAGCCTGGTCACGGCGGAGGCGCTGGGTTGTTCCACACCCTGTGCGCAGTGGGAGCTGCGCGTGCTGCTGGGGCACATGGGCGACTCGTTCGCGGCGCTGTGTGCGGTCGCCGAGGATGGGCGGATCGACCCCGAAACCCACGACGCGGAGTCCGCTACCGGCGCCGCCGAGACCGTCCGCAGGCGGGCCAGCCGGGCGCTGGGGGCGTGGGCCCAACTGGACACGCCGGCCCTTCTGTCGGTCGCGGGCTCTCCGCTGCCCATGAGCGTCGCCGCGAGCGCCGGGGCGATCGAGGCGGCCGTGCACGGGTGGGACGTTGCCCAGGCCTGCGGGCACGAGCTGCCGGTTCCGCCCCGGCTCGCCGAGGAGCTGCTCCACGTGGTGCCCGTGCTCATCACGGATGCCGACCGTCCTGTGCGGTTCGCCCAGCCGGTGAGTGTGCCGCGCGGAGCCGGCCCGAGCGACCGGTTGGTCGCGTTCACCGGCCGCCGTCCTGGGTGGAACAGGGCGTAG